A region from the Sandaracinus amylolyticus genome encodes:
- the mvk gene encoding mevalonate kinase, with protein MSAMGVGEAHGKVILLGEHSVVYGRPALAAGLPRGASARAWDAEGESSLHVTPWDVTVTPSDERSLGKAFGVMLEAARVERPVRIEARVDLPGGSGLGSSAALGVAVLRAIDALRGVERDDASALEVSLAWERVFHGNPSGVDNAMSIAGGLAWYVRGEPIERVRTRRAIPLVIGDSGEACSTKITVGEVARQHEKNRERMEKQFDAIAAIVRNGRLAAEQGDLKALGQLFDMNQSLLAGMLISTATLEEMIGVARASGAYGAKLTGGGGGGCMIAVTEDRAGAEKVRAAIEEQCGKRAFVALLGGEAAGDQER; from the coding sequence ATGAGCGCGATGGGCGTCGGCGAGGCGCACGGCAAGGTCATCCTGCTGGGCGAGCACTCGGTCGTGTACGGGCGTCCCGCGCTCGCCGCGGGTCTTCCGCGCGGTGCGAGCGCTCGGGCGTGGGACGCGGAGGGCGAGAGCTCGCTCCACGTGACGCCGTGGGACGTGACCGTCACCCCGAGCGACGAGCGCTCGCTCGGGAAGGCGTTCGGCGTGATGCTCGAAGCGGCGCGCGTGGAGCGCCCGGTGCGCATCGAGGCGCGCGTCGATCTGCCCGGCGGATCGGGGCTGGGATCGAGCGCGGCGCTCGGGGTCGCGGTGCTGCGCGCGATCGATGCGCTGCGCGGCGTCGAGCGCGACGATGCATCGGCCCTCGAGGTCTCGCTGGCGTGGGAGCGCGTGTTCCACGGCAACCCGAGCGGCGTCGACAACGCGATGTCGATCGCGGGCGGGCTCGCGTGGTACGTGCGCGGAGAGCCGATCGAGCGCGTGCGCACGCGCCGCGCGATCCCGCTGGTGATCGGCGACTCGGGCGAGGCGTGCTCGACGAAGATCACCGTCGGCGAGGTCGCGCGCCAGCACGAGAAGAACCGCGAGCGCATGGAGAAGCAGTTCGACGCGATCGCGGCGATCGTGCGCAACGGGCGGCTCGCGGCGGAGCAGGGCGATCTGAAGGCGCTCGGTCAGCTCTTCGACATGAACCAGTCGCTGCTCGCGGGGATGTTGATCTCGACGGCGACGCTCGAGGAGATGATCGGCGTGGCGCGCGCATCGGGCGCGTACGGCGCGAAGCTCACCGGCGGCGGCGGCGGCGGCTGCATGATCGCGGTGACCGAGGATCGCGCGGGCGCGGAGAAGGTGCGCGCGGCGATCGAAGAGCAGTGCGGCAAGCGCGCGTTCGTCGCGCTCCTCGGCGGAGAAGCAGCGGGAGATCAGGAGCGATGA
- the mvaD gene encoding diphosphomevalonate decarboxylase — translation MSAPGKADAIARANIALAKYWGKSDDRLNLPAVPSLSITLDPMRTETRVELDERLDADVFELDGKVALPKETARVTAMLDRVRAESGIAAKARVTSRNHFPTASGLASSASGFAALAAAARAAYGLTRDDAKASAMARRASASAARSIYGGFVELPAGEPGDDALAAIPRHDASHWDLRVVVGVITEGRKDVGSREGMGHSRETSPYWRAWVESAPAMCGVIREAIAARDYERLGPVVEQSFTTMHALAFTSSPSTMYFQPASIAALQTVKQLRDRGVPVWPTMDAGPHVKAVCPGEAAAQVEQALAATPGVLRVLHARPGAGVEVG, via the coding sequence ATGAGCGCACCGGGCAAGGCGGACGCGATCGCGCGCGCGAACATCGCGCTCGCGAAGTACTGGGGCAAGAGCGACGACCGGCTGAACCTGCCCGCGGTGCCGAGCCTGTCGATCACGCTCGATCCGATGCGGACCGAGACGCGCGTCGAGCTCGACGAGCGGCTGGACGCGGACGTGTTCGAGCTCGACGGGAAGGTCGCGCTGCCGAAGGAGACGGCGCGCGTCACGGCGATGCTCGATCGGGTGCGCGCGGAGAGCGGCATCGCGGCGAAGGCGCGGGTGACGAGCCGCAATCATTTCCCGACGGCGTCGGGGCTCGCATCGAGCGCGTCGGGGTTCGCGGCGCTCGCGGCGGCGGCGCGCGCGGCGTATGGCCTGACGCGCGACGACGCGAAGGCGAGCGCGATGGCGCGTCGTGCGAGCGCGAGCGCGGCGCGATCGATCTACGGCGGGTTCGTCGAGCTGCCCGCGGGTGAGCCGGGGGACGACGCGCTCGCGGCGATCCCGCGCCACGACGCGTCGCACTGGGATCTGCGCGTGGTCGTCGGGGTGATCACCGAGGGTCGCAAGGACGTCGGGTCGCGCGAGGGCATGGGGCACTCGCGCGAGACGTCGCCGTACTGGCGCGCGTGGGTCGAGAGCGCGCCGGCGATGTGCGGCGTGATCCGCGAGGCGATCGCGGCGCGCGACTACGAGCGGCTCGGGCCGGTGGTCGAGCAGAGCTTCACGACGATGCACGCGCTCGCGTTCACGAGCTCGCCGTCGACGATGTACTTCCAGCCGGCGAGCATCGCGGCGCTGCAGACGGTGAAGCAGCTGCGCGATCGCGGGGTGCCGGTGTGGCCGACGATGGACGCGGGGCCGCACGTGAAGGCGGTGTGCCCGGGCGAGGCGGCGGCGCAGGTCGAGCAGGCGCTGGCGGCGACGCCGGGGGTGCTGCGCGTGCTGCACGCGCGGCCGGGGGCGGGAGTCGAGGTCGGCTGA
- a CDS encoding polyprenyl synthetase family protein encodes MDEVRREVDARLARFFDDERRAASGLASEALELVEAIAALTMRGGKRLRPAVLVAAFRAVEPERDWRLTVDAGAALEVLQSYLLIHDDWMDGDDQRRGGPSVHAALGAKLGDAHLGASLAILAGDLGSAYAQRLFLGSVPHAARPVELHDAFVRMQVEVVMGQSLDLLASTDVSRMQQLKTGSYTVAGPLRMGALIGGASDAQLEALEAFGTPLGEAFQVRDDLLGTFGDPRQTGKPSGNDLRAGKRTALVLECERLVPASERGALTRVLGKKDATDADVAAATELFVKSGARKNVEQRLARLLDQACSALEGGTLLDPGRTMLRDLAGMLAIRDR; translated from the coding sequence ATGGACGAAGTCCGGCGAGAGGTGGACGCGCGCCTCGCGCGCTTCTTCGACGACGAGCGACGAGCGGCCAGCGGGCTGGCGTCGGAGGCGCTGGAGCTGGTCGAGGCGATCGCGGCGCTCACGATGCGCGGCGGAAAGCGCCTGCGCCCCGCGGTGCTGGTCGCGGCGTTCCGCGCGGTCGAGCCCGAGCGTGACTGGCGCCTCACCGTCGACGCGGGCGCGGCGCTCGAGGTGCTGCAGAGCTATCTGCTGATCCACGACGACTGGATGGACGGCGACGATCAGCGTCGCGGCGGCCCTTCGGTGCACGCGGCGCTCGGCGCGAAGCTCGGCGACGCGCACCTCGGCGCGAGCCTCGCGATCCTCGCGGGCGATCTCGGCTCGGCATACGCGCAGCGCCTCTTCCTCGGCTCGGTGCCGCACGCGGCGCGACCGGTCGAGCTGCACGACGCGTTCGTGCGCATGCAGGTCGAGGTCGTGATGGGCCAGAGCCTCGACCTGCTCGCGAGCACCGACGTCTCGCGCATGCAGCAGCTCAAGACGGGCAGCTACACGGTCGCCGGCCCGCTGCGCATGGGCGCGCTGATCGGCGGCGCGAGCGACGCGCAGCTCGAGGCGCTCGAGGCGTTCGGCACGCCGCTCGGCGAGGCGTTCCAGGTGCGCGACGATCTGCTCGGCACGTTCGGCGATCCGCGCCAGACCGGGAAGCCGTCGGGCAACGATCTGCGCGCGGGCAAGCGCACCGCGCTGGTGCTCGAGTGCGAGCGGCTGGTGCCCGCGAGCGAGCGTGGCGCGCTCACGCGCGTGCTCGGCAAGAAGGACGCGACCGACGCGGACGTCGCGGCGGCGACCGAGCTGTTCGTGAAGAGCGGCGCGCGCAAGAACGTGGAGCAGCGGCTCGCGCGTCTGCTCGATCAGGCGTGCTCGGCGCTCGAGGGCGGCACGCTGCTCGATCCCGGTCGCACGATGCTGCGCGACCTCGCGGGCATGCTCGCGATCCGCGATCGATGA
- the fni gene encoding type 2 isopentenyl-diphosphate Delta-isomerase, whose amino-acid sequence MSSEISRRKDEHIALASSDAVAFRERTTLLEQVTLIHESLPELALEEIDLATELLGKTLRAPIVIASMTGGTERAGSINRELAAIAESRGYAIGLGSQRAMMRDPSMAPTYRVRDVAPNALLLGNLGVVQARDLATADIVRLIEDVGADALCVHMNPAQEVVQPGGDRDFRGGLETFARLAGELKIPVVAKETGCGVSARVATKLRDVGVKTVDVSGAGGTSWVAVETLRAQGAAKALGESFWDWGIPTAVSVAWVARSGLAPIATGGIKSGLDVARAIALGARAAGIARPVLQALQAGGRAGAEAFLDRVEAELRTAMLLCGAGTLDELRNAPRVIGPELASWLGTM is encoded by the coding sequence ATGAGCTCCGAGATCAGTCGCAGGAAGGACGAGCACATCGCGCTCGCATCGAGCGATGCGGTCGCGTTCCGAGAGCGCACGACGCTGCTCGAGCAGGTCACGCTGATCCACGAGTCGCTCCCCGAGCTCGCGCTCGAGGAGATCGATCTCGCGACCGAGCTGCTCGGCAAGACGCTGCGCGCGCCGATCGTGATCGCGTCGATGACCGGCGGCACCGAGCGCGCGGGATCGATCAACCGCGAGCTCGCCGCGATCGCCGAGTCGCGCGGCTACGCGATCGGCCTCGGATCGCAGCGCGCGATGATGCGCGATCCGAGCATGGCGCCGACGTACCGGGTGCGCGACGTCGCGCCGAACGCGCTGCTGCTGGGCAACCTCGGCGTGGTGCAGGCGCGCGACCTCGCGACGGCCGACATCGTGCGGTTGATCGAGGACGTCGGCGCGGACGCGCTCTGCGTGCACATGAACCCCGCGCAGGAGGTCGTGCAGCCAGGTGGCGATCGCGATTTCCGCGGAGGGCTCGAGACGTTCGCGAGGCTCGCAGGTGAGCTGAAGATCCCCGTCGTCGCGAAGGAGACCGGCTGCGGCGTGAGCGCGCGCGTTGCGACGAAGCTGCGCGACGTCGGCGTGAAGACGGTCGACGTGAGCGGCGCGGGCGGGACGTCGTGGGTCGCGGTCGAGACGCTGCGCGCGCAGGGCGCGGCGAAGGCGCTCGGCGAGAGCTTCTGGGACTGGGGGATCCCGACGGCGGTGAGCGTCGCGTGGGTGGCGCGCTCGGGGCTCGCGCCGATCGCGACCGGCGGGATCAAGAGCGGGCTCGACGTCGCACGCGCGATCGCGCTCGGGGCGCGCGCCGCGGGCATCGCGCGGCCGGTGCTGCAGGCGCTGCAGGCGGGTGGTCGCGCGGGCGCCGAGGCGTTCCTCGATCGTGTCGAGGCCGAGCTGCGCACCGCGATGTTGCTCTGCGGCGCGGGCACGCTCGACGAGCTGCGGAACGCGCCCCGCGTGATCGGTCCCGAGCTCGCGAGCTGGCTCGGCACGATGTAG